The Paenibacillus uliginis N3/975 genome has a window encoding:
- a CDS encoding GNAT family N-acetyltransferase, with translation MSISLQTVTIRFSEMKDAAHLMELDDLVWDRNTAPEPLHWTSRDNYLLHCPPGSQLVAVNGDDVCGYVGFCAPTGLESNSHVYELNIAIHPSYQRSGIGRRLIQAVQDMARLEGKTKLRLRVLSCNPGAIAFYKACGFQEEGRLVQEFFVDGRYVDDILMSYFI, from the coding sequence ATGAGTATCAGTCTACAAACCGTGACGATCCGATTCTCCGAAATGAAGGACGCGGCTCATCTTATGGAGCTGGACGATCTGGTATGGGACAGGAATACGGCACCCGAGCCGCTGCACTGGACCTCAAGGGATAACTACTTGCTGCACTGTCCGCCTGGATCCCAGCTCGTGGCTGTCAACGGTGATGACGTATGTGGATATGTCGGATTCTGTGCACCGACCGGGCTTGAGAGTAACAGCCATGTGTACGAGCTGAATATTGCCATACATCCTTCGTATCAGCGAAGCGGGATTGGGCGCCGGCTTATACAAGCAGTCCAGGATATGGCCCGGCTGGAGGGCAAGACTAAGCTCAGACTGCGGGTGCTTTCCTGCAACCCGGGCGCGATCGCCTTTTACAAAGCGTGCGGATTTCAGGAAGAGGGCCGATTGGTTCAGGAGTTCTTCGTGGATGGACGTTACGTGGACGATATATTAATGAGTTACTTCATATAA
- a CDS encoding GH36-type glycosyl hydrolase domain-containing protein, with the protein MTAKIEKRDSKVVLQAGKLTFSFLPSGDLYQATYGNMMINQLLTNPIDGAVSNLFLRIHTPNGIEAVPLLGVHSKSLVTRLDNRMMWEGNASGVTYKVLFTPTDSGIWFWDVELQGEGIQVDLMYGQDIGIAHPGVVRTNEAYLSQYIDHAVFEQEKNGYVICSRQNQPQGGVFPYLQQGSLTQAIGYATDGFQFFGLSYKETNTPEALYKESLANEVYQYEFAYTALQSPCVKLDGSARFVFYGMYKDNHPDAVTSLEFQDELQAVWQVESQRITEAGEKLPRVEHSSILGDHLRTLPMTEDELKVLFPVRRQEEWVGEELLSFFTDTYEHIVLKEKELRVERPHGHILMSGNNVSLGSSAITTTSYMYGLFNSQLVIGNTNFNKMMSNARNALNVPKTSGQRIYIEIDGKYRLLSMPSLFEIGFNYVRWYYKTEDDMLIITNFTAAAAPEVTLQVRSESGRAYRYLVTHQMTMHVNEYEVPYHMVQEDDMLTFRADHTSLSASVYPDLHYRLQVTGADMHVTDETRLASNVVPGSASLSVLQLSESADWTMTIQGSLDKDVAPLQVRQAEEEITSYRAFYTSVMNGFNLSFKDGHDDSLFKVNALAWWYTHNMFVHYSVPHGLEQYGGAAWGTRDVCQGPVEYFMATHKYEQVRDILFEVYSHQYEDDGNWPQWFMFDKYAAIQQEESHGDIIVWPLKVLGDYLAVTNDYSVLEQAVPYTRKHSFDFTEERYTVLEHVKKQLAYIQNHFLHDTHLSSYGDGDWDDTLQPANAQLKQYMVSSWTVALTYQTLNQFSRVMENADPAMAQHVRGLTEGIQRDFNRYILKSEVIPGFVYMESLEQSKLLLHPTDQETGIQYRLLPMTRSMISELLTPEQAESHYEIIREQLFCPDGVRLMNRPAVYAGGVSTHFKRAEQAANFGREVGLQYVHAHIRFVEAMAKLGKSSEVWSGLELINPIGITEVVPNAELRQSNAYFSSSDGKFNTRYEAQESFGELRSGRVPVKGGWRIYSSGPGIYMNQLISNALGIREAGGDLVIDPVLPQSLHGLQFQFQYAGAPVTFSYHVDGVEPSRVTINGQDVHTDTLQNRYRTGGVRISRDDFKRLAGDSGSGCIVEIYCGVPQK; encoded by the coding sequence ATGACAGCCAAGATTGAAAAGAGAGATTCAAAAGTAGTTCTCCAGGCCGGAAAATTGACGTTTTCGTTTTTGCCAAGTGGTGATCTTTATCAAGCGACTTACGGCAACATGATGATTAACCAGCTGCTCACGAATCCGATTGACGGTGCCGTAAGCAATTTATTTTTAAGAATTCATACCCCGAACGGCATTGAGGCCGTACCGCTTCTGGGTGTGCATTCGAAAAGCCTTGTCACTCGTCTGGATAACCGGATGATGTGGGAAGGAAACGCTAGTGGTGTTACTTACAAGGTTTTGTTCACCCCAACGGACAGCGGTATATGGTTCTGGGATGTTGAGCTTCAAGGGGAAGGGATTCAGGTCGACCTTATGTATGGGCAGGATATCGGGATCGCACATCCGGGCGTAGTTCGGACCAATGAGGCATATTTGTCCCAGTATATCGACCATGCCGTGTTTGAACAGGAAAAGAACGGATACGTCATCTGTTCCCGTCAAAATCAGCCGCAGGGCGGTGTATTCCCATACCTCCAGCAAGGCTCGCTTACTCAGGCGATCGGTTATGCAACAGATGGCTTTCAGTTTTTCGGTCTTTCTTACAAAGAGACGAATACACCAGAAGCTCTGTACAAGGAAAGCTTAGCGAATGAAGTGTATCAATATGAATTCGCTTATACCGCTCTGCAGTCACCGTGCGTGAAGCTTGATGGCTCGGCCCGGTTCGTATTTTACGGGATGTATAAAGACAATCACCCGGATGCTGTCACATCTCTGGAATTCCAGGATGAGCTTCAGGCCGTATGGCAGGTTGAATCACAGCGTATCACAGAGGCTGGGGAGAAGCTCCCGCGTGTGGAGCATTCATCAATCTTGGGAGATCACCTGCGTACATTGCCTATGACGGAAGATGAGCTGAAGGTCTTGTTCCCTGTACGCCGACAAGAGGAGTGGGTTGGGGAGGAATTGCTTTCATTTTTCACGGATACCTATGAACATATCGTCTTGAAGGAAAAAGAGCTTCGCGTTGAACGCCCGCACGGTCATATCCTGATGAGCGGCAATAACGTGTCACTCGGCAGCTCTGCGATAACGACAACTTCATATATGTACGGCTTGTTTAACTCCCAGCTGGTTATCGGCAACACCAATTTCAACAAAATGATGAGCAACGCCCGGAACGCGCTTAACGTACCCAAAACGTCCGGACAGCGGATCTACATCGAGATCGATGGGAAATATCGTCTGCTGAGTATGCCATCTCTGTTCGAGATCGGCTTTAACTATGTGCGGTGGTACTATAAGACGGAAGATGACATGCTGATTATTACGAACTTTACGGCTGCGGCAGCACCGGAGGTGACATTGCAAGTCCGTTCCGAAAGCGGAAGAGCTTATCGTTATCTGGTGACCCATCAGATGACGATGCATGTCAATGAATATGAGGTTCCTTATCATATGGTCCAGGAAGACGATATGCTTACGTTCCGAGCAGATCATACTTCGCTCAGCGCATCAGTGTACCCGGATCTTCATTACCGCCTTCAGGTGACGGGAGCCGATATGCATGTTACAGACGAGACCCGTCTGGCAAGCAACGTCGTACCGGGCAGTGCTTCCTTAAGCGTATTACAGCTCAGCGAAAGCGCCGACTGGACAATGACTATTCAGGGCAGCCTTGATAAAGATGTGGCTCCTTTGCAGGTACGTCAAGCCGAAGAAGAAATAACAAGCTATCGCGCGTTCTACACTTCCGTAATGAATGGATTCAACCTGAGCTTTAAGGATGGTCATGATGACAGCTTGTTCAAGGTGAATGCTCTGGCCTGGTGGTATACCCACAATATGTTCGTTCATTACTCCGTTCCGCACGGTCTGGAGCAATACGGCGGCGCGGCTTGGGGAACACGTGATGTGTGCCAGGGACCTGTGGAATATTTTATGGCTACTCATAAATACGAACAGGTACGGGATATTCTGTTTGAGGTGTATTCCCACCAATATGAAGATGACGGCAACTGGCCGCAGTGGTTCATGTTTGACAAATACGCCGCTATTCAGCAGGAAGAGAGTCACGGAGACATCATCGTATGGCCGCTGAAGGTGCTCGGCGATTATTTGGCAGTTACTAATGATTACAGCGTTCTGGAGCAGGCCGTTCCTTATACTAGAAAACATAGCTTCGATTTCACGGAGGAACGGTATACCGTACTTGAGCATGTGAAGAAGCAACTTGCATACATTCAAAATCATTTCCTTCATGATACACATCTGTCCTCTTATGGGGACGGAGACTGGGACGACACGCTTCAGCCAGCCAATGCCCAGCTGAAACAGTACATGGTCAGCAGTTGGACTGTAGCTTTGACATACCAGACCTTGAATCAGTTCTCTCGTGTCATGGAGAATGCCGACCCGGCAATGGCCCAGCATGTGCGAGGCCTGACGGAAGGAATACAGCGTGATTTCAATCGTTATATACTCAAGTCGGAAGTCATTCCTGGTTTTGTATATATGGAAAGTCTGGAGCAGAGCAAGTTACTGCTTCATCCGACAGACCAGGAGACGGGAATCCAGTACCGTCTGCTGCCAATGACGCGCAGCATGATTAGTGAGCTGTTAACGCCTGAGCAGGCGGAGAGCCATTATGAGATCATCCGTGAACAACTGTTCTGCCCGGATGGGGTAAGGCTGATGAATCGTCCTGCCGTGTATGCAGGCGGCGTCAGCACACACTTTAAGCGGGCGGAACAGGCAGCGAATTTCGGCCGGGAAGTCGGTCTGCAATACGTTCATGCACACATCCGTTTTGTTGAGGCGATGGCAAAGCTCGGCAAGAGCAGTGAGGTATGGAGCGGGCTTGAGCTCATTAACCCGATCGGTATTACCGAGGTTGTGCCAAATGCGGAGCTGCGTCAGAGCAATGCTTACTTCAGCAGCTCGGACGGGAAGTTTAATACCCGTTATGAAGCTCAAGAGTCTTTTGGTGAACTGCGGAGCGGTCGTGTTCCTGTTAAAGGGGGATGGAGAATTTACTCCAGCGGCCCAGGGATCTACATGAACCAGCTGATCTCGAATGCCCTTGGTATCCGTGAAGCGGGAGGGGATTTGGTTATTGATCCGGTTCTGCCTCAATCACTGCATGGTCTGCAGTTCCAGTTCCAATATGCTGGAGCTCCAGTAACGTTCAGCTATCATGTGGATGGTGTGGAACCGTCCCGCGTTACGATTAACGGACAAGATGTGCATACCGATACGCTTCAGAACCGTTACCGTACAGGAGGCGTACGCATTTCAAGAGACGACTTCAAGCGGCTGGCTGGAGACAGCGGAAGTGGTTGCATCGTGGAAATTTACTGCGGGGTGCCTCAAAAATAA